The following are from one region of the Orenia metallireducens genome:
- a CDS encoding glucose 1-dehydrogenase → MKTKTAIVTGGAQGIGSVIAIHLLEEGCNVVVLDNDLEAIAELIEDNQRFRDNILTIKCDVAKEDEIIDAARQVTERFKEIDYIINNAAIAINKAITELSFKEWNRVIGVNLSSIFLTTKYFSPYFRNNQGVIINMASTRAFMSEPDTQAYSASKGGIYALTHSLAMSLGPNIRVNCISPGWIDVSNYQKKSERKQEKLSEEDHLQHPAGRVGTPQDIASMVEYLLSAKAEFITGQNFVIDGGMTKKMIYVE, encoded by the coding sequence ATGAAGACTAAGACTGCTATTGTAACAGGTGGAGCACAGGGGATTGGTTCTGTGATAGCTATCCACCTATTAGAAGAAGGCTGTAATGTTGTAGTTTTAGATAATGATTTAGAAGCGATTGCTGAGTTGATTGAAGATAATCAAAGATTTAGAGATAATATCTTAACTATTAAGTGTGATGTAGCCAAAGAAGATGAAATAATTGATGCAGCAAGGCAAGTAACAGAAAGATTTAAAGAGATAGATTATATCATTAATAATGCTGCCATTGCTATCAATAAAGCTATTACAGAGTTGAGTTTTAAAGAGTGGAATCGAGTAATTGGAGTTAATTTAAGTAGTATCTTCTTAACGACTAAATATTTCTCACCATATTTCCGTAATAATCAAGGAGTTATTATTAATATGGCTTCTACTAGAGCATTTATGTCTGAGCCAGATACTCAAGCCTATAGTGCAAGTAAAGGTGGTATCTATGCTCTGACTCATTCTTTAGCAATGAGCTTGGGACCTAATATACGAGTAAATTGTATCAGTCCTGGTTGGATAGATGTCTCTAATTATCAGAAAAAGAGTGAGAGAAAGCAGGAAAAGCTATCTGAAGAAGACCATTTACAGCATCCAGCTGGTAGGGTAGGTACTCCTCAAGATATTGCATCAATGGTGGAATATCTATTATCAGCTAAGGCAGAGTTTATTACAGGACAAAACTTTGTGATTGATGGTGGAATGACTAAAAAGATGATATATGTTGAGTAG
- a CDS encoding glycoside hydrolase family 13 protein — MKKSDWFKDVVVYQIYTRSFFDSNGDGVGDIAGVTGKLNYIEELGVDVIWLSPFCSSPNYDNGYDVSDYRDIMKEFGTMADLELLIEECHKRGIKVMMDLVLNHSSDEHPWFIEARSSKDNPKRDYYIWSKEPNNWESYFEDSAWSFDEGSGEYYLHHFYHRQPDLNWSNPKLREEIYQIVEWWIDKGIDAFRLDAIHHIGKPEGLPDAPKPEHEWGKRNYRNLEETHHYLQELYQKVLINYDVMTVGETGGTTPESTRLYVDKNRNELDMVFHFGHVHMEKLDAPVLRKYFKEWYDSLSPKGWDTVFFSNHDLPRHVSIFGDDKDYWEESAKLFATLELTMWGTPYIYQGEEIGMTNVRFDDIDEYQDQASKKRYEWALQSSKNEEEAWEYFLQYNRDNSRTPMQWNSQDHGGFTTGEPWIKVNPNYKRINVEEESQDPDSILNYYKELIALRKANTALKRGNLELYGEEDSQILAYTRRDKEEEFLILLNISGDRVEYRVDNINEDWKLVIGNYDKQPELLSQNNRFQPWEARVYIINK, encoded by the coding sequence GTGAAGAAATCAGATTGGTTTAAGGATGTAGTTGTTTATCAGATATATACTAGAAGCTTTTTTGACTCTAATGGGGATGGAGTAGGGGATATAGCAGGGGTAACTGGTAAACTTAATTATATAGAGGAACTTGGGGTAGATGTTATCTGGCTAAGCCCTTTCTGCTCCTCTCCAAATTATGATAATGGTTATGATGTATCTGATTATAGAGATATTATGAAGGAGTTTGGGACTATGGCTGATCTTGAACTATTAATTGAAGAATGCCATAAACGTGGGATTAAAGTGATGATGGATTTGGTCTTAAATCATAGCTCTGATGAGCACCCATGGTTTATTGAAGCCCGTTCTTCAAAGGATAATCCTAAGAGGGATTATTATATCTGGTCTAAGGAGCCTAATAATTGGGAGTCTTACTTTGAGGATTCAGCTTGGAGTTTTGATGAAGGTAGTGGAGAGTATTATTTACATCACTTCTATCATAGACAGCCTGATCTAAATTGGAGTAATCCTAAGCTTAGAGAAGAGATCTATCAAATTGTTGAGTGGTGGATAGATAAGGGGATAGATGCCTTTCGCTTAGATGCTATCCATCATATTGGAAAACCAGAAGGGTTACCCGATGCTCCTAAGCCTGAACATGAATGGGGTAAAAGGAATTATCGTAATCTTGAAGAGACTCATCATTATCTTCAAGAGCTTTATCAGAAGGTATTGATTAATTATGATGTAATGACCGTTGGTGAGACAGGAGGTACTACTCCAGAATCCACGAGACTTTATGTAGATAAGAATAGAAATGAGCTTGATATGGTATTCCACTTTGGACATGTACATATGGAGAAGCTTGATGCACCGGTTTTAAGGAAGTATTTTAAAGAATGGTATGATTCTTTAAGTCCTAAAGGGTGGGATACAGTCTTCTTTAGTAACCATGACTTACCTCGACATGTATCTATCTTTGGTGATGATAAAGATTACTGGGAAGAATCAGCTAAATTATTTGCTACATTAGAATTGACTATGTGGGGAACCCCCTATATCTATCAAGGTGAAGAGATTGGAATGACTAATGTTAGATTTGATGATATTGATGAATATCAAGATCAAGCAAGTAAGAAAAGGTATGAGTGGGCACTTCAGTCTTCCAAAAATGAAGAGGAAGCTTGGGAATATTTCCTCCAATATAATAGAGATAATTCCAGGACTCCAATGCAGTGGAACAGTCAAGATCATGGAGGTTTTACTACTGGAGAACCTTGGATTAAGGTAAATCCTAATTATAAGAGAATTAATGTAGAAGAAGAGAGCCAAGACCCTGATTCTATCTTAAATTATTATAAAGAGTTGATAGCTTTACGTAAAGCTAATACTGCATTAAAGCGTGGAAACCTTGAACTTTATGGAGAGGAAGATTCTCAGATATTGGCTTATACTAGAAGAGATAAAGAAGAAGAATTTTTAATCTTATTAAATATTTCTGGGGATAGAGTAGAATATAGAGTAGATAATATTAATGAAGATTGGAAATTAGTTATAGGCAACTATGATAAGCAACCAGAATTACTATCCCAAAATAACCGGTTTCAGCCTTGGGAAGCAAGGGTATATATAATTAACAAATAG
- a CDS encoding MATE family efflux transporter: MKENKNISKLKVILTIALPIIIQNIVMHFQIMIDRAFLGNLESRYLAAIGNVLIPYNALNFFFFSAATGLTVLVAQNYGRKDYNKVQRLGESSFFYSTVFSIGLFLVWVLGGRWIFSLFGAEGQILQDSVTYVRILAVSLIFLGIEISAASIFQGVGITRPIMVFGVIKSLSNLFLDWVMIYGKFGLPALGLEGAALATMLSNIIAAVGIFIAVIFYSDLPFKFSKRALLKPNWNLYKETLNIGIPSGLESLLWNIGQLVIVRLLNQIDGMTIGIYSLVAGIQSLALFIYLGFAKAAMTKVGQYWGNEDFEEARDIGFYCQRLSVVVTLIFGLIFLIFPKFLAGIFTSDLSVIARAIPLLRLSGLHINLQVFNVVMGHAIRGTGDTKWMLYSQIFGTIFVVSLSPIMIFGFSLGLIGMYLTLILDEGIRGGINLMRFYYERNPFKVWLALVKENKEVA, encoded by the coding sequence ATGAAAGAGAATAAGAATATAAGCAAATTGAAAGTAATTTTAACTATAGCTTTACCGATTATAATTCAAAATATAGTAATGCATTTTCAGATTATGATTGATAGAGCTTTTCTAGGAAATCTTGAGTCTCGTTATCTAGCTGCAATTGGTAATGTCTTGATTCCTTATAATGCTCTAAATTTCTTCTTCTTTTCTGCAGCAACAGGATTGACAGTATTGGTAGCTCAGAATTACGGAAGAAAGGATTATAATAAGGTTCAGCGTTTAGGAGAGTCCTCATTCTTTTATTCTACAGTATTTTCAATAGGACTATTTTTAGTATGGGTTTTAGGAGGAAGGTGGATATTCTCACTCTTTGGAGCTGAAGGTCAGATACTTCAGGATTCAGTTACTTATGTAAGGATTTTAGCAGTCTCATTGATCTTTCTAGGAATTGAGATTTCAGCAGCATCTATCTTTCAAGGGGTAGGGATTACTCGTCCAATCATGGTCTTTGGAGTTATAAAGAGTCTAAGTAACCTCTTCTTAGATTGGGTGATGATTTATGGTAAGTTTGGTCTACCTGCTCTAGGCTTAGAGGGTGCAGCCTTAGCTACTATGCTATCGAATATTATAGCAGCTGTTGGAATCTTTATAGCTGTGATATTTTATAGTGATTTACCCTTTAAATTCTCTAAAAGGGCTTTATTAAAACCGAACTGGAATTTATATAAGGAGACCTTAAATATAGGGATTCCTAGTGGACTTGAATCTCTTTTATGGAATATAGGGCAATTGGTAATTGTACGTTTATTAAATCAGATTGATGGGATGACTATAGGTATTTACTCACTAGTAGCAGGGATTCAATCTCTGGCATTATTTATTTATCTTGGCTTTGCTAAGGCAGCAATGACCAAGGTTGGTCAATATTGGGGTAATGAAGACTTTGAAGAGGCACGGGATATAGGATTTTATTGTCAGAGGTTATCTGTGGTAGTTACTTTAATTTTTGGGTTGATATTCTTGATATTCCCTAAGTTTCTTGCAGGTATCTTCACTTCAGACCTTAGTGTGATTGCTAGAGCAATACCATTACTCCGCTTATCAGGGCTACATATCAATCTACAGGTATTTAATGTAGTGATGGGTCATGCCATTAGGGGTACTGGTGACACCAAATGGATGCTATATTCCCAGATATTTGGGACTATCTTTGTAGTCTCTTTGTCACCAATAATGATTTTTGGTTTCTCATTAGGATTGATAGGAATGTATCTGACTCTAATTTTAGATGAAGGGATTAGAGGTGGAATCAATTTAATGAGATTCTATTATGAAAGGAATCCCTTTAAGGTATGGTTGGCATTAGTTAAGGAGAATAAGGAAGTAGCGTGA
- the spoIIIAC gene encoding stage III sporulation protein AC yields MDIDLVFKIAGLGILISVFNMVLKQAEKEEQAQMLTLVGVIIVLMVIIQLINQLFTNVRSIFGF; encoded by the coding sequence ATGGATATAGATTTAGTCTTTAAGATTGCAGGCTTAGGTATTTTAATTTCGGTATTCAATATGGTACTAAAGCAGGCAGAGAAGGAAGAGCAAGCCCAGATGTTGACTTTAGTTGGGGTGATTATTGTACTGATGGTAATTATTCAGCTGATAAATCAATTATTTACTAATGTTCGTAGTATCTTTGGATTTTAG
- the spoIIIAF gene encoding stage III sporulation protein AF, producing MDFLTNWIRNIVLVIIFANFIEMLLPNNNTKREINMVIGLFIILVILSPIINLLNYQSNFLSLFNIFNYSKPSFEEIVQEGEKLKEDNQGRAKDYKRRLNRQIEALIKLNSDLTDIKAKVDFNSNSQLKGVSIKGRDTRVKKVSVDLSKNNPPQDNEDNQMAELKELIASFYGIDTEQITIDLD from the coding sequence ATGGATTTTCTAACAAACTGGATTAGAAATATAGTACTGGTAATTATCTTTGCTAACTTTATTGAGATGCTATTACCTAATAATAATACTAAACGTGAAATCAATATGGTGATTGGACTATTTATTATCCTAGTGATTTTAAGTCCAATAATTAATTTATTAAATTATCAGTCAAATTTTTTGAGTCTTTTTAATATATTTAATTATAGTAAACCATCTTTTGAGGAGATAGTTCAAGAAGGTGAGAAGTTAAAAGAAGATAATCAAGGTAGAGCAAAAGATTATAAAAGAAGGTTAAATAGGCAAATTGAAGCTTTGATCAAGCTGAATTCAGATTTGACAGATATCAAAGCTAAAGTAGATTTTAATTCTAATAGTCAACTAAAAGGAGTATCTATTAAAGGGAGGGATACTAGGGTTAAAAAGGTTAGTGTAGATTTATCCAAGAATAATCCACCTCAAGATAATGAGGATAATCAGATGGCTGAATTAAAAGAGCTGATAGCCAGTTTTTATGGCATTGATACTGAGCAGATTACAATAGATTTAGATTAA
- a CDS encoding bifunctional aspartate transaminase/aspartate 4-decarboxylase, with protein sequence MEHITVEEREALAFGLSYERELEYSKLSPFEITDILEEESIKGCKRRQVEECTILNSGRGNPNFLNTVVRKAFAKLILFSTEIANSLAEEEFLGYRPKKEGIADRLEEYLQQDKSKEGQFLQKAITYAQERFQFNKDDFVFEMVDGALGDFYPYPSRILPHTANLINAYLSEILMVEDIASDQFNFFATEGATQAMVYSFRSLKENGILHCGDKVATITPIFAPYLQIPKLDDYELINIEIKESEEMEWQIPEGELRKLEDEEIKVLYLVNPINPSSVTIDSDTIDKIAELVKNKRRDLIIMTDTVYANFVEGFYSLVSAIPENTICIYSYSKYFGVTGWRLGAIMLHQDNVVDHLISELSPKEKERLQQRYSIISTEPDEIKFIDRLVIDSRDVALAHTGGLSTP encoded by the coding sequence ATGGAACATATTACAGTAGAAGAACGAGAAGCGTTGGCATTTGGTTTAAGTTATGAGAGAGAGTTAGAGTATTCTAAGTTAAGCCCCTTTGAAATAACTGATATTCTAGAAGAAGAGAGTATAAAAGGTTGTAAGCGCCGCCAAGTAGAGGAGTGCACAATCTTAAACTCTGGAAGGGGAAATCCTAACTTTCTTAATACTGTAGTTAGAAAGGCTTTTGCTAAGCTAATATTATTCTCTACAGAGATTGCTAACAGCTTAGCTGAAGAAGAGTTTTTAGGATATCGTCCTAAGAAGGAAGGGATTGCAGATAGGTTAGAAGAGTATTTACAGCAGGATAAGAGTAAAGAGGGGCAGTTTCTCCAAAAGGCTATTACTTATGCCCAGGAAAGATTCCAATTCAATAAAGATGATTTTGTCTTTGAGATGGTAGATGGAGCTTTAGGTGATTTCTATCCATATCCATCACGAATTCTTCCTCATACAGCTAACCTCATCAATGCCTATCTATCTGAGATACTGATGGTTGAGGATATTGCCTCTGACCAGTTTAACTTTTTTGCTACAGAAGGTGCAACTCAGGCTATGGTCTACTCCTTTCGTTCCTTAAAGGAGAATGGGATTCTCCACTGTGGTGATAAGGTTGCAACAATTACTCCAATCTTTGCACCTTATTTACAGATTCCTAAGTTGGATGATTATGAATTGATAAATATAGAGATTAAAGAGAGCGAAGAGATGGAATGGCAGATTCCTGAAGGTGAGCTAAGGAAGCTAGAGGATGAGGAGATAAAGGTACTCTATCTAGTTAATCCTATCAATCCTAGCTCAGTAACAATTGATTCTGATACTATTGATAAGATTGCAGAATTGGTTAAGAATAAACGTCGAGACTTAATTATAATGACTGATACCGTTTATGCCAACTTTGTTGAAGGTTTTTATTCTTTAGTTAGTGCTATACCTGAAAATACAATCTGTATCTACTCCTATTCTAAATACTTTGGAGTAACTGGCTGGCGCTTAGGGGCGATTATGTTACATCAAGATAATGTTGTAGATCACTTAATTAGTGAATTATCTCCCAAAGAGAAAGAGAGATTACAGCAACGCTATAGTATTATTTCAACAGAGCCTGATGAGATTAAATTTATTGATAGATTGGTAATTGATAGTCGTGACGTAGCTTTGGCGCATACTGGTGGTCTCTCTACCCCTTAA
- the spoIIIAA gene encoding stage III sporulation protein AA, whose amino-acid sequence MENKMNRILRQGILPVLAPELRRIINHIDDNKIDDLIEIRLRVGKPLILERQRGELIVDSRGNRIKEINQAYSVTAKVIKDTLNLMTKSSLFTLEGEIKAGFFTLTGGHRVGLVGQVIADEKGIKRIKHISGLNIRICQEIIGAGDKVIKEIVKGRRDIYNTLIISPPRCGKTTLIRDLTRQLSDGIPNLRFNGLKVGVVDERSEIGGAYQGVAQNRLGVRTDLLDRCPKAEGMMLLIRSMSPDVIVTDEIGSEQDVKALQEAINAGVRIITTVHGSSLDELKLRPSLKKIINSNTFQRIIILSHRQGAGTVEKIIKI is encoded by the coding sequence ATGGAAAATAAAATGAATAGAATTTTAAGGCAAGGTATCTTACCTGTACTAGCCCCTGAGCTTAGAAGGATAATTAATCATATAGATGATAATAAAATAGATGATTTGATAGAGATAAGGTTAAGGGTAGGAAAACCTCTAATCTTAGAGAGGCAGCGAGGGGAATTAATAGTTGATAGTCGAGGTAATAGGATTAAAGAGATTAATCAAGCATATTCAGTAACAGCAAAGGTTATTAAGGATACATTAAATCTGATGACCAAAAGCTCCTTGTTCACTTTAGAAGGGGAGATTAAAGCAGGGTTTTTCACCTTAACTGGTGGGCATAGGGTAGGCTTGGTTGGTCAAGTTATTGCTGATGAGAAAGGGATTAAGAGGATTAAGCATATCTCAGGACTGAATATCAGAATCTGTCAAGAGATTATAGGTGCAGGTGATAAGGTGATTAAAGAGATAGTTAAAGGGAGAAGGGATATCTATAATACATTGATTATCTCTCCACCTCGTTGTGGTAAGACAACTTTAATTAGGGATTTGACTCGCCAGTTAAGTGATGGAATTCCCAACTTGAGATTTAATGGTTTGAAGGTAGGGGTAGTTGATGAACGTTCTGAGATTGGAGGGGCATATCAAGGGGTGGCCCAGAATAGATTGGGAGTAAGGACAGATTTATTGGATAGATGCCCTAAAGCTGAAGGGATGATGCTATTGATCAGGTCGATGTCCCCTGATGTAATTGTTACCGATGAAATTGGGTCAGAGCAGGATGTTAAAGCCTTACAGGAAGCTATCAATGCAGGGGTGAGAATCATTACTACTGTCCATGGTAGTAGCTTAGATGAGTTGAAATTAAGACCAAGCTTGAAAAAAATCATAAATAGTAATACTTTTCAAAGGATAATTATCTTAAGCCATCGGCAGGGAGCTGGTACAGTAGAGAAGATTATTAAGATATAG
- the spoIIIAE gene encoding stage III sporulation protein AE — translation MKKLLILIFILTLISTPIDANNSDSDLSIQPGEIIEKQLQKLNLSELDKEVQKLNKEVEEYLPQISVKDIIKLFSKDGFRIKIIEISKGILKYFLDEIWANSKLLGQLIVLAMMVAVLKTFQSNDSAQVNNLANGIVYLVLVIIALNSFKVAIGIGKDTIRDMVDIMQAILPILLSLLVSMGNVTSAALFHPISFLIVNSLSTFIINILFPLIFLATILDIVNNLSNNFKVTGMAGLFKKGVASILGLITTIFLGTIVAQGTIATVSDGVTIRTAKYLTGSFIPVVGGFLSSTLDMVIGGSLLIKNALGVFSVFIIIVFCSFSVIKILALVFIYRLSAALIQPISDDKIVDCLNRLANNLLYIFASVAIVGVMFFVVIIIMVGAANFTVMMR, via the coding sequence ATGAAGAAGCTATTAATACTCATATTTATACTAACTCTAATTTCAACACCTATAGATGCCAATAATTCAGATTCGGATTTATCAATTCAACCTGGAGAGATTATAGAAAAGCAGTTGCAGAAGTTGAATCTTTCAGAGTTAGATAAAGAAGTTCAAAAATTGAATAAAGAGGTAGAGGAGTACCTTCCTCAAATAAGTGTTAAGGATATTATTAAATTATTCAGTAAAGATGGTTTTAGAATCAAGATAATAGAGATTAGTAAAGGGATATTAAAGTACTTCTTAGATGAAATTTGGGCAAATAGTAAACTGTTAGGTCAATTAATAGTCCTAGCTATGATGGTAGCAGTCCTTAAGACCTTCCAGTCAAATGACTCAGCACAGGTCAATAATCTGGCTAATGGGATAGTATATCTGGTACTGGTGATTATAGCTCTTAACTCCTTTAAGGTAGCGATAGGAATTGGTAAAGATACAATTAGGGATATGGTAGATATTATGCAGGCAATCCTACCAATATTATTATCTTTATTGGTTAGCATGGGCAATGTTACCTCAGCAGCCTTGTTTCATCCAATCAGTTTTCTAATAGTCAATAGTTTAAGTACATTTATTATCAATATTCTCTTTCCCCTTATCTTTTTGGCTACTATCTTAGATATAGTAAATAATCTGTCTAATAACTTTAAGGTGACAGGGATGGCAGGATTATTTAAGAAGGGGGTTGCGAGTATATTAGGTTTGATTACTACAATCTTTTTGGGAACTATTGTAGCCCAAGGAACTATTGCTACTGTAAGTGATGGGGTCACTATCCGCACTGCTAAGTATTTAACAGGAAGCTTTATTCCAGTAGTAGGGGGCTTTTTATCGAGTACCTTAGATATGGTTATAGGTGGCTCATTATTAATTAAGAATGCCTTAGGAGTCTTTAGTGTATTTATCATTATTGTATTCTGCTCCTTCTCTGTAATTAAGATCTTGGCTTTAGTCTTTATCTATAGGTTGTCAGCAGCACTTATTCAACCTATCAGTGATGATAAGATAGTTGATTGTCTTAATAGATTAGCTAATAACTTATTATACATCTTTGCATCAGTAGCTATTGTAGGGGTAATGTTCTTTGTAGTAATAATTATCATGGTAGGAGCAGCTAATTTTACTGTAATGATGAGGTGA
- the spoIIIAD gene encoding stage III sporulation protein AD, whose amino-acid sequence MEIIQIVGIGIIGTILAVVIKQYKPELSLLLSIVVGLIILLLLVGRIAVIIDVMENLATKANIDLIYFKTILKVIAISYITEFAYKVCEDTGQKSIAMKIQLAGRIFIMILGIPIMLAILESVMQLLP is encoded by the coding sequence GTGGAGATAATCCAGATTGTAGGTATAGGTATTATCGGTACTATTTTAGCTGTAGTAATCAAGCAATATAAGCCTGAATTATCTTTGCTGTTAAGTATAGTAGTGGGATTGATTATTCTACTCTTATTGGTAGGCAGAATAGCCGTAATCATTGATGTAATGGAGAATTTGGCAACAAAGGCCAATATAGATTTGATTTATTTCAAAACGATTTTAAAGGTAATAGCCATCTCATACATAACTGAATTTGCTTATAAAGTTTGTGAAGATACTGGTCAAAAGAGTATAGCTATGAAGATTCAATTGGCTGGTAGAATTTTTATAATGATTTTAGGTATTCCAATTATGTTAGCTATTTTAGAGTCAGTAATGCAACTCTTACCATAA
- the nudC gene encoding NAD(+) diphosphatase gives MEFKSLTIPISNKLDSAYWLLFSENQILLKFDNNTPAIPHINNRFVDNLKPIVTEFLGTLDGVPCYVGLLDSPNELLNCLSFYRIRELYGMIDEDLFRLIGYGHQFINWSHDSQYCGRCGNPTENLKREKAKICSECNQIIFPRISPAIIVAITRGSEILLANSHRFSNKLYSVIAGFVEPGETLEECVRREVKEEVGLEIKNIEYFGSQFWPFPDSLMVAYRAEYASGEIVIDDKEIADAQWFNVDNLPQIPDKVSIARWLIDDFVENNS, from the coding sequence ATGGAATTTAAATCCTTGACAATACCTATATCTAATAAATTGGACTCAGCTTATTGGCTGTTATTTAGTGAAAATCAGATTTTGCTTAAATTTGATAATAATACACCTGCTATTCCTCATATTAATAATAGATTTGTAGATAATTTAAAACCGATTGTTACAGAGTTTTTGGGTACTTTAGATGGAGTTCCCTGTTATGTGGGGTTGCTTGATTCACCGAATGAATTACTTAACTGTTTATCTTTTTATAGAATTAGGGAACTTTATGGAATGATAGATGAAGATTTATTCAGATTGATTGGTTATGGACATCAATTTATCAATTGGTCTCATGATAGTCAATATTGTGGTAGGTGTGGAAATCCTACAGAGAATTTAAAGAGAGAGAAGGCCAAAATCTGTAGTGAGTGTAATCAGATAATATTTCCTCGGATATCCCCAGCTATTATAGTAGCTATTACTAGAGGTAGTGAAATTTTGTTAGCCAATTCCCATCGTTTTTCAAATAAATTATATAGTGTGATTGCTGGCTTTGTAGAGCCTGGCGAGACCTTAGAAGAGTGCGTCAGAAGAGAGGTTAAAGAAGAGGTCGGTCTAGAAATTAAGAATATTGAGTATTTTGGTAGTCAGTTTTGGCCCTTTCCAGATTCTTTGATGGTAGCCTATAGGGCAGAATATGCTAGTGGAGAGATAGTAATTGATGATAAAGAGATTGCAGATGCACAATGGTTTAACGTTGATAATCTGCCCCAAATTCCAGATAAGGTCAGTATTGCTAGGTGGTTAATTGATGATTTTGTAGAGAATAATAGTTAA
- the spoIIIAB gene encoding stage III sporulation protein SpoIIIAB: MKLLGALIIISSSTTIGFIIAQQYLLRPKQLRELQTALQMLETEISYGVTPLPEAFSKLTNSLSSPISTIFKIAQEELDSGVIAEEAWQRAVNDTYSQTALAGEDIEVLLDFGYNLGQTSIDDQVKYMNLAQHKLDALYQQAFTEKEEKVKLWRYLGVLAGFFLAILIF, translated from the coding sequence ATGAAACTATTAGGTGCATTAATTATTATTAGTAGTAGTACGACAATCGGCTTTATTATAGCCCAGCAATACCTTTTAAGACCTAAACAGTTAAGGGAGTTACAGACTGCTTTACAGATGTTAGAGACTGAGATAAGTTATGGGGTTACTCCCTTGCCTGAAGCCTTTAGTAAATTGACTAATAGTTTGTCATCACCAATTTCAACAATCTTTAAAATTGCACAAGAAGAATTGGATTCTGGGGTGATAGCAGAGGAGGCTTGGCAGAGGGCCGTCAATGATACTTATAGTCAAACAGCTTTAGCAGGAGAGGATATAGAGGTTCTGTTAGACTTTGGTTATAATTTAGGGCAGACAAGTATTGATGACCAAGTTAAGTATATGAATTTAGCCCAACACAAGTTAGATGCTCTATATCAACAAGCCTTTACTGAGAAGGAAGAGAAGGTTAAGTTATGGAGGTATTTAGGAGTTTTGGCAGGGTTTTTTTTGGCGATATTGATATTTTAG